A window from Leuconostoc mesenteroides subsp. mesenteroides encodes these proteins:
- a CDS encoding ComC/BlpC family leader-containing pheromone/bacteriocin produces MNSQSLISLSEFETIDNRQLEQIEGGIFPLIIGGVVITKGAVITGGLLAGAAGVGAYVGYKAKKNG; encoded by the coding sequence ATGAACTCACAATCATTGATTAGTTTGTCTGAATTTGAAACTATTGATAACAGACAGCTTGAACAAATTGAAGGTGGTATTTTCCCACTCATCATCGGTGGGGTAGTTATTACCAAGGGAGCGGTTATAACAGGTGGTTTATTAGCGGGAGCAGCGGGAGTTGGAGCATATGTTGGATATAAAGCAAAGAAGAATGGATAG
- a CDS encoding GtrA family protein — MATTIFAFVVNKRFVFTANQATSVFVQFVKFIWGRLFVAGIDFFLTYVMIEKYSNILIHLFFLNRINFKVFPFSLRIVNQFASNSTTLNSFLAIILIQVISVIVNYFMSKFIIFN; from the coding sequence ATGGCAACGACCATATTCGCCTTTGTTGTGAATAAACGATTTGTTTTTACAGCCAACCAAGCAACAAGCGTGTTCGTTCAGTTCGTTAAATTCATTTGGGGACGCTTATTTGTGGCTGGAATAGATTTCTTTTTAACCTATGTTATGATTGAAAAATATAGCAATATTTTAATTCATCTTTTCTTTCTGAATCGGATAAATTTCAAAGTATTTCCTTTTTCATTACGAATAGTAAACCAATTCGCATCAAATAGTACGACGTTAAATAGTTTTTTAGCAATTATTTTGATACAAGTAATCTCGGTGATTGTGAATTATTTTATGTCGAAATTTATCATTTTCAATTAA
- a CDS encoding hydroxymethylpyrimidine/phosphomethylpyrimidine kinase has translation MNKILSIGGSDTSGGGGIEADIRTFEKYNIFNLVAIENIVTMAPQTWAVTQYTVPNNPFAAQLQTAMAVDLAGMKVGMVSDIDNFNTLVDYLENMKPSVLLVDPVMATKLSIDNDCTVNLETYKEKLLAKADIITPNILEAAMLTGVTSISNISEMKVAAEKLFSYGIKYIVIKSGNRFDDNIATDLLYDGVTFDIFQRKIVATDYNHGAGCTFSAAILANIVKGLSIHEAVLDAKNFTFQAIENAVRVNQFVGHVWQGENGHETTK, from the coding sequence ATGAATAAAATATTATCTATCGGTGGGTCAGATACTAGTGGCGGCGGTGGTATAGAAGCGGACATTAGAACTTTCGAAAAATACAACATATTTAATTTGGTGGCTATTGAAAATATTGTTACGATGGCGCCACAAACATGGGCAGTGACGCAATATACAGTACCTAATAATCCATTTGCGGCTCAATTACAAACAGCGATGGCGGTTGATCTAGCTGGTATGAAAGTGGGCATGGTTTCAGACATTGATAACTTTAATACATTGGTTGATTATCTAGAAAACATGAAACCCAGTGTATTGTTAGTTGATCCCGTTATGGCTACAAAATTATCAATCGATAATGATTGCACGGTTAATTTAGAGACTTACAAAGAAAAGTTATTAGCCAAAGCGGATATTATTACGCCCAATATTTTGGAAGCAGCGATGTTAACCGGAGTAACGTCTATTAGCAACATTTCTGAAATGAAAGTAGCTGCTGAAAAGTTGTTTAGCTATGGCATCAAATATATTGTCATTAAATCGGGTAATCGGTTTGATGATAATATAGCTACAGACTTGCTGTATGATGGCGTTACTTTTGATATATTTCAACGAAAGATAGTTGCAACTGATTACAATCATGGTGCAGGATGTACTTTTTCTGCAGCTATATTAGCGAATATTGTGAAAGGATTATCGATACACGAGGCGGTTCTTGATGCCAAAAACTTTACATTTCAGGCGATAGAAAATGCAGTGAGAGTTAATCAGTTTGTAGGCCATGTTTGGCAGGGAGAAAATGGTCATGAGACAACAAAATAG
- a CDS encoding pyridoxine transporter — MRQQNRIVIDIVLVALFTSITFVATSIQVPMPALIGKPFVHLGNSAVLLSVLLLGYKRGALAGGFGLSLFDVMHGYAMEAPYYFIECFVVGGVAAYVFSLVNYKQHETNLKLVFVILSAVLAKLVMTTGHNFVMSLFKGMTLQPAIIATISSLFPTIINCITTLVVVFVIYRVLAEQFKRLFIRNNFG, encoded by the coding sequence ATGAGACAACAAAATAGGATAGTTATAGATATTGTGTTAGTTGCTTTATTTACCAGTATTACGTTTGTAGCAACCAGTATACAGGTTCCGATGCCGGCGCTAATAGGAAAACCATTTGTACATTTAGGCAACTCGGCGGTGCTCCTTTCAGTACTTCTGTTAGGTTATAAACGCGGTGCATTGGCTGGTGGTTTTGGATTATCATTATTTGATGTGATGCATGGTTATGCCATGGAGGCGCCCTATTACTTTATTGAGTGCTTTGTTGTTGGTGGTGTTGCAGCTTATGTTTTTTCATTAGTAAATTATAAACAACATGAAACTAACTTAAAATTAGTGTTTGTTATTCTTTCAGCTGTCCTTGCTAAATTAGTGATGACAACGGGGCATAATTTTGTGATGAGCTTATTTAAAGGGATGACATTGCAACCGGCAATAATAGCTACAATTTCATCTCTTTTCCCTACTATTATTAATTGTATTACGACATTAGTTGTTGTCTTTGTGATATATCGTGTACTGGCTGAACAGTTTAAAAGACTATTTATAAGAAACAATTTTGGTTAA
- a CDS encoding cyclase family protein, with protein MTNKLNNILSDLKEFQWVDLTHAFGPDSPHFPAFDDAKFETLFTHDDGFFVKQYTFPGQYGTHIDPPVHFDKNQNVYDSDIDLKDFLLPLVVIDKSSEVASNADYILTAEDIKEWEKEHGTIPPKAFVALRTDWSKRWPSQEQFENKDDNLQNHYPGWSLGALKYIYEERQAIANGHETFDTDPAILQPEKGFEGEYYVLSSGHYQIELLANLDKVPATGALISISVPKVEKSPGFPARVFAIVPEEV; from the coding sequence ATGACAAACAAATTAAATAATATCTTATCAGATTTGAAAGAATTTCAGTGGGTTGATTTAACCCATGCATTTGGACCTGATAGTCCACACTTTCCAGCGTTTGACGATGCAAAATTTGAAACACTTTTTACGCATGATGATGGCTTTTTTGTGAAACAATATACCTTCCCAGGTCAATATGGTACGCACATTGATCCACCGGTACATTTCGATAAAAATCAGAATGTATACGACTCGGATATCGACTTGAAAGACTTTTTACTACCATTAGTGGTCATTGACAAATCGAGTGAAGTAGCAAGCAATGCAGATTATATTTTAACGGCGGAAGACATTAAAGAATGGGAAAAGGAACATGGCACCATTCCACCCAAAGCTTTTGTAGCGTTACGAACAGACTGGTCGAAGCGTTGGCCATCACAAGAACAATTTGAAAATAAGGATGATAATTTACAAAATCACTATCCTGGCTGGTCTTTGGGTGCACTTAAATATATTTATGAAGAACGCCAAGCAATAGCAAATGGACATGAAACCTTCGATACTGATCCAGCCATTTTACAACCAGAAAAAGGGTTTGAAGGTGAATACTATGTATTGAGTAGTGGTCATTATCAAATTGAACTATTGGCTAATTTGGATAAAGTTCCGGCCACGGGTGCTTTAATTTCAATATCAGTACCAAAAGTTGAAAAATCTCCTGGATTTCCAGCTCGAGTATTTGCCATAGTTCCCGAGGAGGTTTGA
- a CDS encoding DUF1440 domain-containing protein, whose translation MVTLNKPVASLKEIITKSIFYGFIAGMISGMVKIGWENLLPPRTLARNATNPPQHMAEQLGIPSNLVHSFFYYSQDQKVFWFTLILHFSFAIAFAILYVFVSQYWSKIALWQGAAYGIFLWVLWHIIIMPAFGTVPAAWNQPLDEHISEFFGHIVWAWSIAVTVYFLIAKDKKGHLENV comes from the coding sequence ATGGTTACACTAAATAAACCAGTTGCATCACTAAAGGAGATTATTACTAAAAGTATTTTCTACGGATTTATTGCAGGAATGATTTCAGGAATGGTTAAAATTGGTTGGGAAAATCTCTTGCCACCACGTACATTAGCTCGTAATGCGACTAATCCACCACAACATATGGCTGAACAGCTTGGTATTCCATCTAACCTAGTTCATTCATTCTTTTACTACTCTCAAGATCAAAAAGTATTTTGGTTCACATTGATTCTACATTTTTCATTTGCCATTGCGTTTGCAATACTATATGTATTTGTATCTCAATATTGGTCTAAAATAGCTTTGTGGCAAGGTGCTGCTTATGGTATATTCCTTTGGGTTCTTTGGCATATCATTATTATGCCTGCATTTGGAACAGTTCCGGCCGCATGGAATCAACCTCTAGATGAACATATTTCGGAGTTCTTTGGTCATATCGTTTGGGCATGGTCAATCGCAGTAACCGTCTACTTCTTAATTGCTAAGGATAAGAAGGGACATTTAGAAAACGTATAA
- a CDS encoding response regulator has protein sequence MHINILEDDIIQQQKLRRYLNELVQENNWSCQQINTYSKPEQLSQHLISNGTHHIYFLDIEIKGSDKKGFQVAKEIRKHDPYAAIIFVTTHSEFLPLTFQYHISALDFIDKTQASSDFKQQLKECLTHLVEKKHQDTPLDLFHYSTSQCHFQVPFNDILFFETIPGTRQIALVSKNKRIQFTGRLQDIETMDDRLFRSHRSYLVNINKIEQIDKVNNEIILHNQLTCLISRRKVQALKNLL, from the coding sequence ATGCACATCAACATTTTAGAAGATGATATTATACAGCAACAAAAATTACGACGCTACTTAAACGAATTAGTCCAGGAAAACAATTGGTCATGCCAACAGATTAACACTTACTCAAAGCCAGAACAATTATCACAGCACTTAATTAGTAATGGAACGCATCACATATACTTTCTCGATATTGAAATCAAAGGATCGGATAAAAAAGGGTTCCAGGTCGCTAAAGAAATTAGAAAACATGATCCATATGCTGCTATTATTTTTGTCACGACTCATTCTGAATTCTTGCCACTTACTTTCCAATATCATATCTCTGCACTGGATTTTATAGATAAGACGCAAGCATCAAGTGATTTTAAGCAGCAATTAAAGGAATGCTTAACTCATCTTGTAGAAAAAAAACATCAAGATACACCGCTAGATCTATTTCATTATAGTACCTCACAATGCCATTTTCAGGTACCTTTCAATGATATTCTTTTCTTTGAGACAATACCTGGTACACGGCAAATCGCTTTAGTGAGTAAAAATAAACGTATCCAGTTCACTGGTCGACTACAAGACATCGAGACGATGGATGATCGGTTATTCCGCAGCCATCGTTCCTATCTTGTAAATATTAATAAAATTGAACAAATTGATAAAGTCAATAATGAAATTATCCTTCATAATCAACTAACTTGTCTAATTTCCCGAAGAAAAGTACAGGCATTAAAAAACCTCCTGTAA
- a CDS encoding class IIb bacteriocin, lactobin A/cerein 7B family yields the protein MDSFKTLDHSELPEVVGGVVPIIVGGAVVLKVAAGMGGAFAAGYTIGYALTKKN from the coding sequence ATGGATAGTTTTAAAACTTTGGATCACTCAGAACTTCCTGAAGTTGTTGGTGGCGTGGTGCCCATAATAGTGGGTGGCGCTGTAGTTCTGAAGGTGGCTGCTGGTATGGGTGGTGCTTTTGCGGCTGGATATACTATTGGATACGCGCTCACAAAGAAAAATTAA
- a CDS encoding peptide cleavage/export ABC transporter → MRKFHYISQLEEKDCGVAALAMILKRHGSDVSLANIRERCQTSLSGTTALGLVKAAESFNMDVRPIQADLTLFDMKDLPLPFIAHVEKKGQYLHYYVVYGFTKNKVIIADPDPTVAKTAMTLQEFSKEWTGVALFMSPSPKYKPFKENKNSILSFLPIISRQKELIANIVVASLLVTLISIAGSYYMQLVIDAYIPSAMSNTLTVVSLGLIATYVLQQLLSFARTYLLTIMGQRLSIEVILSYIRHLFELPVNFFATRRTGEIVTRFNDANTIIDAMANTILSLFLDLGITIIVGSVLAIQNTKLFLLSLISFPIYFLIVYCFMKPFERLNQEQMSSNATLSSSIIEDINGIETIKSLTSEKTSYQKIDREFVDYLKKSFAHQKSEAIQSSIKQATQLILNVLILWLGAKLVISNQISVGQLVTYNALLGYFTEPFQNIINLQAKLQTATVANRRLNEVYLVKSEFKKSESQELHHNNPHNITVDDVSYQYGYQKNILHHFSIKIPFGEKIALVGVSGSGKSTLAKLLVNFISPNAGNIFIGEQNIKHVQRQNLRQHILYLPQNPYIFTGSILDNLTLGARENTTQEDILHAVALADIKDDIENMPQSYQTEISEEGGMSGGQKQRIALARALLSNSQILILDESTSNLDVATEKKIIDNLLSLKNKTIIFIAHRLTIAEKVQRVILLEKGIISEDGNHAELMHKKSKYYHLVKH, encoded by the coding sequence ATGAGAAAGTTTCATTATATATCACAACTTGAAGAAAAAGATTGTGGCGTAGCAGCACTGGCTATGATTTTAAAGCGACACGGATCAGATGTTTCATTAGCTAACATTCGTGAACGCTGTCAAACCTCCTTATCGGGTACAACGGCACTAGGCTTAGTGAAGGCCGCTGAATCATTCAATATGGATGTCCGTCCTATTCAAGCTGACCTTACCTTATTCGACATGAAAGATTTACCTCTGCCGTTCATCGCTCATGTTGAGAAAAAAGGTCAATATTTGCATTATTATGTAGTGTACGGATTCACTAAAAACAAAGTTATCATTGCAGATCCAGATCCAACAGTTGCTAAAACCGCAATGACGTTACAAGAATTCTCTAAAGAGTGGACTGGTGTCGCATTGTTCATGTCGCCTTCACCCAAATATAAACCTTTTAAAGAAAATAAAAACAGTATCCTATCCTTTCTGCCAATTATTAGTCGACAAAAAGAGTTAATTGCTAATATTGTCGTCGCTTCTTTGCTAGTCACTTTAATTAGTATCGCTGGCTCTTATTATATGCAACTAGTGATTGATGCTTATATTCCTAGTGCTATGTCTAATACATTAACCGTTGTTTCATTAGGACTCATTGCCACCTATGTGTTACAACAGCTACTTAGTTTTGCTCGCACCTATCTGTTAACTATTATGGGACAACGGTTATCGATTGAAGTCATACTATCATACATACGGCACTTGTTCGAACTACCTGTTAATTTCTTTGCCACACGCCGAACAGGTGAAATTGTAACGCGTTTTAATGATGCCAACACCATTATTGATGCGATGGCAAATACAATTCTCTCACTTTTTTTAGATTTAGGCATCACGATAATTGTTGGCAGCGTCTTAGCAATTCAAAATACAAAACTTTTTCTACTATCCCTAATCTCTTTCCCTATCTACTTCTTGATTGTCTACTGTTTCATGAAACCATTTGAACGATTGAATCAAGAACAGATGTCGAGTAATGCAACACTTAGCTCCTCTATTATTGAAGATATCAATGGTATTGAAACCATAAAATCTTTGACAAGCGAGAAGACGAGCTATCAAAAAATTGATCGTGAATTTGTTGATTATTTAAAAAAGTCCTTTGCCCATCAAAAAAGCGAAGCCATTCAAAGTAGTATTAAACAAGCAACGCAACTCATTCTCAATGTACTCATTTTATGGTTGGGCGCCAAGCTAGTGATTAGTAATCAAATTAGTGTGGGTCAGTTAGTTACTTATAATGCATTACTAGGCTACTTTACCGAACCGTTTCAAAATATTATTAACTTGCAGGCGAAATTACAAACGGCAACGGTTGCTAACAGACGCCTAAACGAAGTATATCTTGTAAAATCAGAGTTTAAAAAATCAGAATCACAAGAACTTCATCATAACAACCCTCATAACATTACAGTTGATGACGTCAGCTATCAATACGGTTATCAAAAAAACATATTACACCACTTTTCAATTAAGATTCCTTTTGGTGAAAAAATCGCCTTGGTCGGTGTTAGTGGTTCTGGTAAATCCACATTAGCTAAACTACTTGTTAACTTTATCTCACCCAATGCTGGCAACATTTTTATTGGTGAACAAAACATTAAACACGTTCAACGACAAAATTTAAGACAACATATTCTTTATCTACCACAAAATCCATACATATTTACTGGAAGCATATTAGATAATTTAACACTAGGTGCTCGTGAAAATACAACACAAGAAGACATCCTACATGCTGTTGCGCTTGCTGACATTAAAGATGACATCGAAAATATGCCACAAAGTTATCAAACCGAAATTTCAGAGGAAGGTGGCATGTCTGGAGGCCAAAAACAGCGTATCGCTTTAGCTAGAGCCCTCCTTAGTAATTCTCAAATACTTATTTTGGATGAATCAACTAGTAATCTTGACGTCGCAACTGAAAAAAAGATTATTGATAATTTATTATCGCTTAAAAATAAAACTATCATTTTTATTGCACATCGCCTGACTATTGCTGAAAAAGTCCAACGCGTTATTCTGCTTGAAAAAGGAATCATCAGTGAAGATGGTAACCATGCCGAACTTATGCATAAAAAATCAAAATACTATCATCTTGTAAAGCATTAA
- a CDS encoding class IIb bacteriocin, lactobin A/cerein 7B family, whose translation MDNYLRLNNFKELNSEELLESGGIAPLIVAGLWIAGGVGGAFVWGYDKGYQFGKDLAK comes from the coding sequence ATGGATAACTATCTGAGATTAAATAATTTTAAAGAGTTAAATTCTGAAGAATTACTAGAGTCTGGAGGAATAGCTCCTCTGATTGTGGCAGGTTTATGGATTGCTGGAGGAGTTGGCGGTGCATTTGTGTGGGGCTATGATAAAGGATATCAATTTGGGAAGGATTTGGCTAAATAA
- a CDS encoding FAD-dependent oxidoreductase — protein MSKTKIIIVGASHGGHQAILELTRKYKNLDIKLFEAGDFISFMSCGMELYLENSVTDVNDVRNFRPEDMERLGAEIYSNREVLAIDADDRIVSVKDITTGSTEKYSYDKLILSSGVTPNSLPVPGNDLENVYLMRGKDWATSIKAKLENPDVKNITIVGAGYIGLEAAEASVKAGKNVTLIDMIDRPLGNYLDAQLTAVLEKELADKGVKVVTGVRIESYEGTGQVTAVKTNEGKYPSDLVIQAAGVKPNTNWLKGVIDLDDRGWIKTDEYLRTNLPDVYAVGDAILSYSIPAQTKLPIALATVVRREVRYIIAHLFENQPSVPFKGVVGSSALSVFDYHFAAAGLNTTTAKKAGVTLESSFYQDTLRPNYVPREKGNTEVYVELGYDPQTHRILGGAVLSTYDITAQGNVISLAIEQGLRLEDLAEADFFFQPGFDRQWSLLNLAAQHALGEPKF, from the coding sequence ATGTCAAAAACAAAGATTATTATAGTTGGTGCTTCCCATGGTGGACATCAAGCTATTTTAGAACTCACTCGTAAATATAAAAACCTTGACATCAAGTTGTTTGAGGCTGGTGATTTTATTTCATTCATGTCTTGCGGCATGGAATTATATTTGGAAAACAGTGTTACTGATGTTAATGATGTTCGTAATTTTCGTCCTGAAGATATGGAACGGTTGGGCGCAGAAATTTACAGTAACCGTGAGGTACTGGCAATTGATGCTGATGATAGAATAGTTTCTGTCAAAGACATTACTACCGGTAGTACGGAGAAATATAGCTATGATAAACTGATATTAAGTTCAGGTGTTACTCCTAATAGCCTACCTGTTCCAGGGAATGATTTAGAAAATGTCTATCTCATGCGTGGCAAAGATTGGGCAACAAGTATAAAGGCCAAGTTGGAAAACCCCGATGTTAAAAACATCACAATTGTTGGTGCCGGTTACATTGGTCTTGAGGCGGCGGAAGCTAGTGTTAAGGCTGGGAAAAATGTTACTTTAATTGATATGATCGACCGTCCTTTGGGGAATTATTTAGATGCGCAATTAACAGCCGTTCTTGAAAAAGAATTAGCTGATAAAGGTGTAAAAGTGGTTACCGGCGTTCGTATTGAAAGTTATGAAGGAACTGGCCAAGTGACGGCAGTAAAAACAAATGAGGGAAAGTATCCAAGCGATTTGGTTATTCAAGCTGCTGGGGTTAAGCCCAATACGAATTGGTTGAAAGGTGTGATTGATTTAGACGATCGAGGCTGGATTAAAACTGATGAATATTTACGGACCAACTTACCAGATGTTTATGCTGTGGGAGATGCAATTCTATCGTATTCAATTCCTGCCCAAACCAAGTTACCAATCGCACTAGCAACAGTTGTACGGCGTGAAGTTCGTTATATTATTGCACATTTATTTGAAAATCAGCCGTCAGTTCCTTTCAAAGGAGTTGTTGGCTCATCGGCATTGAGTGTGTTCGACTACCACTTTGCAGCGGCTGGATTAAATACCACAACGGCTAAGAAAGCAGGTGTTACTCTGGAAAGCTCATTCTACCAAGACACTTTGCGGCCTAACTATGTGCCTCGAGAAAAAGGAAACACCGAAGTTTATGTCGAGTTGGGTTATGATCCGCAGACACATCGTATTTTAGGTGGTGCGGTATTGTCGACTTATGATATAACAGCTCAAGGTAATGTTATATCACTAGCTATCGAACAAGGACTTCGTTTGGAAGATTTGGCTGAAGCGGACTTTTTCTTCCAACCAGGATTTGACCGACAGTGGAGTCTATTGAACCTAGCGGCACAACACGCACTTGGTGAGCCTAAATTCTAA
- a CDS encoding GHKL domain-containing protein: MYILSVTHILLGFCSLSSIEFIMFCTISRTKIRLKIYLLFILIELLTTSFLGIPARIIHILILILLDKEKQNLNLITFYALYTVVSVSAFGAIIQSLGKWFGLTYLLENNIISIYDSIATPILIGVIQFGVIKLIAPNLEIIRKNQHLQKSNRLKFINTLLSISLILYLSTYQFNNASYKNVVNMFFVISLISLLVYLKNTTQNYFNFQLAQQKQQQLDHLTTYTTQIEDLYKSINGFRHDYANLIISLETSIQAGDINQIRCIYEDVLKKSPNVLNHENHTLGSLTKIDIPAIKSILSNKIILALEKGIHIEFEIEQKWSTCHVDIFDYIRMLGILLDNAIEASESCSLAFINIAFITDNIKQEHRLIIENSTSQEFIDIGQIFQNGVTSKGANRGIGLNSIQQILSNYEQAHIETEYSNYRFRQTLITQG; the protein is encoded by the coding sequence ATGTACATTTTATCAGTTACTCATATCCTACTGGGGTTTTGTAGTTTATCAAGTATTGAATTTATCATGTTTTGCACTATAAGTCGAACTAAAATACGCTTGAAAATTTACTTGCTGTTTATCTTAATTGAACTGTTAACAACATCATTCTTAGGCATCCCAGCTCGGATAATACACATCCTAATTCTGATATTACTAGACAAAGAAAAACAAAATCTTAATCTCATCACTTTTTATGCACTATATACCGTGGTATCCGTATCAGCTTTCGGTGCAATAATTCAGTCATTGGGTAAGTGGTTTGGGTTAACATACCTCTTAGAAAATAATATCATATCTATTTACGACAGTATTGCTACGCCAATACTCATAGGAGTTATACAGTTCGGTGTAATCAAACTGATTGCACCGAATCTAGAAATTATACGAAAAAACCAACATTTGCAAAAAAGCAATCGTTTGAAATTTATCAACACACTACTATCCATTAGCTTAATACTTTATTTATCAACCTACCAGTTTAACAATGCTTCATATAAAAATGTGGTTAATATGTTCTTTGTTATTAGTTTAATATCATTATTGGTTTATCTTAAAAATACTACCCAAAATTATTTCAACTTTCAATTAGCGCAGCAAAAACAACAGCAATTAGATCATCTAACAACTTATACAACACAAATCGAAGATCTCTACAAAAGTATTAATGGGTTTCGTCATGATTATGCCAATCTAATCATCAGTTTAGAAACAAGTATACAAGCCGGAGATATCAATCAAATCCGCTGTATATATGAGGATGTATTAAAAAAATCTCCGAATGTATTAAATCATGAGAATCATACCTTAGGATCATTAACAAAAATCGACATTCCTGCTATCAAAAGTATTCTATCAAATAAAATTATTTTAGCCCTAGAAAAGGGTATTCATATAGAATTTGAAATCGAACAAAAATGGTCAACTTGTCACGTTGATATTTTTGATTATATCCGTATGCTAGGTATTTTGTTAGACAACGCTATTGAAGCCAGCGAATCATGTTCATTAGCATTTATTAATATTGCGTTTATTACAGATAATATTAAGCAGGAACATCGTCTCATTATTGAAAATTCAACTAGCCAAGAATTTATTGATATTGGCCAAATTTTTCAAAATGGCGTAACTAGCAAAGGTGCTAACAGGGGCATCGGATTAAACAGCATACAACAGATTTTAAGTAATTATGAACAAGCACATATAGAAACCGAATATAGCAATTATCGATTCCGACAGACATTGATTACACAAGGGTAA
- a CDS encoding flavocytochrome c, whose product MDKSNFSCTDIDNLKNSYDFVVIGSGATGMAAAIQAQELGLDVVIFEKLNSLGGNSMRASTGMNAVETMTQLKYQIIDSQELFYEETLKGGKGSNNKELLSYFVRHTESAIEWLSYHHIELNEIVSTGGMSKKRAHRPTGATAIGSYLVKGLQQQLAQKRIPLFNQTKVLSLVKNNNHVSGVEIEHPQVGKKTINAKVVLIASGGFAQNRAMLSVYAPDLLKVGTTNHSGATGDGIKLATAVGGALVDMNKVQVHPTAQQETDHVYLIGEGLRGAGAILVNHFGKRFTNEMATRDQVTKAINNLRQDGAILIFDQGICEAFKAANFYIAKGLAISGSTIDELAKKIGINSDNLEETISSWNMNQKISKDAAFDRRIGMDRGIEKSPYYAIHIKPAVHYTMGGIKINHLTEVLNEIGGVVPGLLAAGEVAGGLHGDNRIGGNSIAETIVFGRQAGKQAAKHVFRLS is encoded by the coding sequence ATGGATAAATCTAATTTTTCATGTACCGATATTGATAATTTGAAAAATTCATATGATTTTGTTGTTATTGGATCGGGTGCGACCGGTATGGCAGCTGCTATTCAGGCGCAAGAATTAGGGCTAGATGTGGTTATATTTGAAAAGTTAAATAGCCTAGGGGGTAATTCAATGCGTGCGTCTACTGGTATGAATGCTGTTGAAACAATGACACAATTAAAATATCAGATAATTGACTCACAGGAACTATTTTATGAAGAGACGCTCAAGGGTGGAAAAGGTAGCAATAATAAAGAATTGCTATCATATTTTGTGAGACATACTGAATCTGCAATTGAATGGTTGTCTTATCATCATATTGAGTTAAATGAGATCGTATCGACAGGCGGTATGTCCAAAAAACGTGCGCATCGACCCACTGGGGCCACTGCAATTGGCAGTTATCTTGTGAAAGGGTTACAACAGCAGTTAGCGCAAAAACGTATCCCGCTTTTTAATCAAACAAAAGTCTTATCTTTAGTTAAGAATAATAATCATGTCTCGGGGGTTGAGATTGAGCATCCGCAGGTAGGCAAAAAAACGATTAATGCCAAAGTTGTTCTGATTGCTAGTGGTGGGTTTGCACAAAATCGTGCAATGCTGTCAGTGTATGCTCCTGATTTATTAAAGGTAGGCACGACCAATCATTCTGGTGCGACCGGTGACGGGATTAAGCTTGCGACAGCTGTAGGAGGCGCACTGGTTGATATGAATAAGGTACAAGTTCACCCAACTGCTCAGCAGGAAACGGATCATGTTTATTTAATAGGTGAGGGGCTACGTGGTGCTGGGGCTATTCTAGTTAATCATTTCGGTAAACGATTTACTAATGAAATGGCTACGCGTGATCAGGTGACTAAGGCTATCAATAATCTGCGGCAGGATGGCGCAATCTTGATATTTGATCAGGGTATTTGTGAAGCATTTAAAGCGGCCAACTTTTATATTGCCAAGGGGTTAGCTATTTCAGGAAGTACAATAGATGAACTAGCGAAAAAAATAGGTATAAACTCTGATAACTTGGAAGAAACAATAAGTAGTTGGAACATGAATCAAAAGATTTCCAAGGATGCAGCGTTCGACCGCCGGATAGGCATGGATCGCGGTATTGAAAAATCGCCTTATTATGCAATTCATATTAAACCGGCCGTTCATTACACGATGGGGGGAATAAAGATCAATCATTTAACTGAAGTCTTAAATGAGATAGGTGGGGTTGTACCAGGATTACTTGCAGCTGGTGAGGTAGCTGGTGGATTACATGGTGATAATCGTATCGGGGGTAATTCAATTGCCGAAACAATTGTTTTTGGCCGACAGGCAGGCAAACAAGCTGCAAAACATGTTTTTCGTTTATCATAA